The Halichoerus grypus chromosome 14, mHalGry1.hap1.1, whole genome shotgun sequence genomic interval TTTCAGTCAATGCCTAACctataagaaataataactgttttgatttttttcaccttagtttttccttctctagttagtgtgttcttttttgttattgctgAATAGTAATCCATTGTGTGAATGTAACactaggttttcattttttactattgtaaataaagctgctatgaacatgcctatacaaaaaaaaacaacaacattctctctctccccctctccttctgcccctcccccacttgtgcacgctctctctccaaaaaaaaaaaaaaaagtaaaataaaaatctgaaagactTACCACAAAAGTTTTCTGAGAAAAAATGTGGCCTTGGAAATAATAATTGACCACGAGGAAGGTCCACAGTGAAGGATTGTGTgtcaggtttttttaaaaaagattttatttatttatttgagagagagagcaagtggggggaggggcagagggagagggacagagaatcccaagcagactccacgatgagcaaggagcccatcatggggctcaatcctaggaccctgtgatcgtgacctgagccaaaaccaagagttagcggctcaacagactgagctacccaggctcccctctgttgttgtttttttttttaagattaatttgttttagagaaagagagagagaacacacatgagagagcacggggggaggggcagagggagagagtctcaagcagactgcacactgagcaggagcctgactGGGaatttgatctcacgaccctgagatcatgacctgagctgaaaccaattaCATGCTTAacgactgcaccatccaggtaccccacccttgctttttctttcttttaagatttatttatttgagagagagtatgcgtGATagcacaggggggaggggcagagcagatttttaaattttttgtgtatcgttgacacacaatgttatgtttccagtgtacaacacagtgattcaacaagtttatgccatgttcaccacaagtgtagctaccacctgtccacatacatcactattacagtatcattgactatattctttatgctgtatctcccactcccttcacccattttgcccaacaaccccacctcctccccttgGGAAACCaacaatttgttctctgtatttataggtctgattctgcttttttgtttattcatttttttattccacatattagtgaaatcaatGGCATTTGTCTTAGTCtgcattatttcacttagcatataccctctaggtccattcattatctcaaatggcatgatctaatcctttttatggctgcataatattccgttatatatataagggatgtgtgtgtgtgtcttctgcACCCTCCttgttcattcatctattgatagacatttaggttgtttccatatcttggctattggaaatagGCTGCAGTAAACaaaggggtacatatatctttttgaattaatgtttttattttctttgggtaaatacacaataatggaattattggatgttatggtatctctatttttaatttttgaggaacttccctactgttttccacagtggttgtaccagtttatgTTCCAGGTTGTATGTCAGTTTCACATTCTCCTCCCCTGGTGTGGTGTGCCTGTTCCCCTCATGGGGACCTGCTTTCCCACCTAACCATAGAGCACAGCTGGTGCTCATGAGGCATGTGGACAGTGTCTGGAAAGTACAGACCCAGCTTCTTACTTCCATAAACTCCTAGGTGAATagccttaaaaatgtttacacatatacacacagtcCTCCCCTGCCCCATAACTGGATACACCCTGGCTGGATGCTCCAATTAAGTCCATGGACTTTTTaaagaacttggaaaaaaaagtatgagtATGCTAGATGTTATGACAGAAAGGGAACTCTGTGATTTCTCTGTTCTAGTACTCACTGatagatagggaaactgaaaCCCGAAGTGGTAAAACTTTGTCTTCTGGATCACAGAGTGCTATATGTAAAACTAAAAGAAGCCACCTTGTTGCCAACtctggtatttttaaattatataaaaaagtatGTAATTAATTTGCaatgtaaaaaaattagaaaatacagattaacaaaagatgaaaaatagaaacatatatatattttttctttcaagaatgaGATTATGAGAAAATCTATATGATCTTGGGTTTGATGATGACTTCTTAGATGCATCACCAAAAGCACAacctatgaaaaaaaattaagttggacttcattaaaactaaaaacttctttCCAAAGAAGTTTTTGAAACTTCTGAAAAAGTTTCTTGAAAAAACAAGCCACACTTGGAGAAAATCTGTGCAAaacacatacctgataaaggactggtatccaaaatatacaaaaaattattaaaactcaacaataagaaaataacccaatttacaaatggacaaaagacctgAACCCTTCttcaaaaaagatacagaaagataTTCAACATGTCattagagaattaaaaattaaaaccactatgagataccactacacacctattagaatggccaaaattcagAACACTGACAATAGTGAATgtggtaaggatgtggagcaataagaactcttattcattgctggtgaaaAGGCAAAatgctgctgtggaaaacaatttggtggcAGTTTCtctaaaagttaaacatagaattaccatatgatttgacaattccacttctaggtacatATCCAAAGGAATAGAAAGCAGGGACTCAAGCAGATACTCACACaccaatgttcctagcagcatttCTCACAGTAgctaaaagtggaaacaatccaagtgtccatcaatggataaatggattaaaaaaatgtaatatatacataaagtggaatatttagcaataaaaataaattaaatactgaTACATCTACAATATAGATGAATGAACACATTATGTTATGTCAGACgcaaataagccagacacaaaaggagaGATATTGCATGATTCCTCTTATATGAAGTAcctaaaataaggaaattgatagagacagaaaatagaagttACCAGGCgctggggtagggtggggtttgggggttattgtttaatgagtatagaatttctgtttgggttgatgaaaaagttttagaaatagtgatgatggttatacaacactgtgaatgtacttaatgctactgaattatacacttaaaaatggttaaaagagtaaatttcatgttatgtatattttatcacaatttaaaaaaaaggatgagtgGCTGCCAAgggtttgggggaagggaaaaaggaatgaTTAGGTGGAACACAGGGAATTCTTAGGGTACagaaactattctgtatggtaCCTTAATGGTGgatatatatcattatacattGGTCAAAACCCATAGCATGTATAACACAAAGaatgaatcctaatgtaaacaaTGAACCTTGGTTAATAATAATGAATCAATACTGGCTcatctattttaataaatataccaCACTAAATGCAAGATGTTAAAAGAGGGGAAACTGTATGTGGCCAAGGGTGGGAAGAGGTGTATGGGAATTCCCTGTACTTGCTGCTCAATATTTctgcaaacctaaaactgctctaaaaataaaatctattaatatttttaaaatgagactgtaatatgattatttttgtaacttgcttttttcactacTATGTTCATATTTACTATCATCCTTCCAGGGATTCAGCCTGGACAGTGAAGGGCAAGTATAGGGTGGCGATGGGAAGTTAGGCCAAAACAGAGATAAGGCTGTGGAAAGGAGGATGAGATTCAGAGGATGTGGGAATTTAGGAGCAGGGGATATTTTACCCAAAGACCTACAGAGTAGAGAACTAGAATTTTGAGCAGATGAGCAAAGATAACTGAGCCCTTGAATCTAAGGATCTCCAACAGGTTAGGAATTTGAGTAGGGCAGGGAGTTTCAACTCATGTTCATGGAATCCTGGTCCCCTGCTGGCAAGAGGTTGGCATGACAGAATTGAGCAAGAGCAAGGAAATAAAGTCTCACACACTTAACTCCTGTGCTCAGAATATTCTATGACCTCGCTGCCATAGCGGAATGAGCAGGAAAAAAGTCTAGCAGTTATGGTCAGCTGTTTGAAATTCCCATGATAGAAATCTACTGGGGGCAGGTAGGAGCCTGTGGGGGACCATGGGAAGGGCCTGTTCCACCTAAGCCAGGATGTGTGCACATTAACCTTGGCTTTTCACCTGATGATGCTGTGACCCTTCTGAGTCACATTCCTTCTCCTGGGCATCCTCCTACATGGCTCTCTGCCCAACTCCCACCAGGCAGGGAGGATGTGCCTGTCACAAGACCTCCTATGATCTCGGGGATGCTTTAGGAAAACACGTGGAGGGTGTTGGCTCAGCAAGCTTGGGCCTTGGGCCTCCTCACCCTGAGGGTCACAACAGGGGCTGGGCCCCCATCCGTTAGGCAGAGAATCATCATTCAGAGGAGGGACACATTGATGCTTCTTCCCATCCTGGGTTTTCTGCATCTTGCTAGCAGTGGACACATTGGGTCCTATCAGTGGAAGAGAGTCCTGCCACCACCTCTTGGTTTACCGGGATACTGAGTCATCCAGGATTTCCTTACCAATCAGTGGAGCAGGAGTGTCCCATAGTCCCCCATACCACATCATACGGAGATTACAGCACTTCCTGCACTTCCTTTAGCTCTTGGCTCCTGTGTGGTAGGTCAGAAGGTGGGAATGCAGAGGTGGGGAATGCAGAGGTGGGGAATGCAGAGGTGCCACCTTCTGAGAGATACAAGGTGTTCAAAACAGAGATCCATACCTTCCAGTCAGGGCAGCCTCTGTCTTTCTGCCAGGTCTGGCATGTGTGATTCTGTGGTAGAGGGGGACAGGGAATCAGGAGTTCACTTTTAAGATGAATATTGGACATCCATGTGTTTATTTTGATTAGGGAATTTGGGCATGTGAGACTGTCTACCCAGGAGATCATGATCTGCATAGAGGCAAGGCCTGTGTCTTGGTGACTGTTATGTCTGCCATAGTTCCTGGAAGACAGTAAGTACTCAGATATTTTAATTGTTGAATGTAAGATGCCTTTCAAGGTCATTTTTATTGTGACACCTTTATGTGACCCCAGGGTTCTCCTTATCAGCTGAGTACCTCCTCCTGGGACAGGATCCCATATACCATAGCACTCATCACACCGATTTAACAATTTTTCTGTCTCCCTAGCCTAGTCTCATGGTTCGTGGTTTTAAATACAtctatctagctagctagctatcatctatcttcttcttcttcatcatcatcatcatcatcacctatGTATATCTATTTATCTAGCTGTCTATCTGTCTGCCTAAAGCCTAGGCCCTTCCATGAACTCCAGGGTCATATGCTCAAATTGTCTAATCAATATATACACTTGAATGTCCAGTATCTATCTCTGTGTGAAAGTGAACTcctaattgaacataatttttaaaaataaattaaaaaaaaaagtggactcCTGATTACCACTCCCCCTTTCCAATCACACATATCACTCTACTCCAGTCCTAGCATTTCTCACATCAGTTAATGGTAACTCCCTATTGCCAGAAGTTTGGGCCAAAAACATTGGTGTTAtccttgattttttattttttctaactgTCCACATCCAATCTATCAGTAAATGGGTATCAGTATCCTATGGTCTCTACTTCAAAATGAATCCAGCATCTAAACACTTCTGGTCTCCTCTGCTGCTAAGATTACTGGAATAATCTCATGACTAATCTCCTTGCTTCTATCCAAGTCTATACCCGCAACACTGCTGTTAGCAACTCAGCCTAGgtgatcattttaaaacataaggcAGATTTAAGCAGATCCTCTAACAGCAACTTCCATTTACTCAAAAAGTCAAAGTCTTTGCAATGACCTTCCAGGCCTTACCCCATTTGGCCCCTTTACAGCTCTGATTTGTCCTCCATTACTTTCCCCCTTAATGATTACTCTGCTTTGGGCTCACTGTCCTTCTTCCTTGGAATAGCTCAGGCATGCTCCAGCCTCCAGACCATGTTTCTGACATGAAAGTTGCTCAGTTATCCATGTCTGACATGAAATTTCCTCAGTTACCTATGTGATTTACTCTCTAATCTCTCTCTAGTCCAtgctcacattttttaaaattttatttatttatttgacagagagagagagcacagcagggggagcagcaggcagagggagaagcaggctccctgctgagcaaggagcctgatgagggactcgatcccaggaccctggatcataacctgagctgaaggcagatgcttaactgactgagccacccaggcatcccacatgcccacattttggaaaaaaaaaaaaaaagattttatgtatttatttgtcagagagagagagagcacaagctggaggagctGCAGgcaaagagggaagcaaactccccaccaagcaaggagcccgacacggggctcaatcccaggaccccaagatcatgacctaagccaaaggcagacgcttaaccgactgagccacccaggcaccctcatgcCCACATTTTTAGTGAGACCTGCCCTGAACTCCCTATTTAAAACTGCACCCCACCTAAGTCTTCCCTAAACTTCTTACCttttatatatttggtcttcttctacatactgtattttttacttacgcttttttttttaagattttatttatttatttgacagagagacagcaagagggaacacaagcagggagagtaggagagggagaagcaggcctcaagcagggagcctgatgcagggctcgatcccaggaccctgggattgtgacctgagccaaagtcagatgcttaacgactgagccacccaggcacccctacttatGCTGCTTTTATCTCCCTCCCTAGTGTACCATCAACGTAAGCTCATTAAAGACagattgttttttcctcttttgttcattgctgtatacTCAGTGCTTATACAAGTGTGTGGCATATAGTAGACGCTCAGTATTAgttgaaggaatgaaaaaaatgcatgagTGAATGCCATCCATTCTCTAGTTTGGCAATCTCATTCTGATCCCTCaaacattttaatatgcttttgaTTATCATAGGTACTTCTCCAGCAAGTTACTGTTCTCTTACATGGCATGCCCATTTGCTTGACACCATACATTTGCTCAGTTTGTACTTTCAGCCTGGGGAAACCCAGAGattccccacttccttcctggACAACTTCTTATCCTTTGAAACTCAGTCTACATATCACCTCTTCTAGGAAAATTTCCATGAACCCCCTCCCCCTACCAAATTAGGTTAAGTGCCCTGTGTGTATTTCCCCTACATCCTCTAACTAGTCCTTATCACAGTGCTTTTAGTAACTTTCTATTTGACAGTCTACTCCATGCTTCCATAAGCTCAATGGAGGAAGGCCTGGTGTTCACCGTTGTGTTCCTAGTGTCTggcatagtacctggcacatagtagttgaATATTTGAACTGTTGAATGTAAGACTCAGGTCAAAGTCATTTTTATTGTGATCTTTTTGGGAACCTTCTCTTTAACTGATCTTCGTTCTAGGAGGCATTTATCCCATGCAACTGAAAGGCAATGGGGGTCAAACTGGCAACAGGCTACAGCAGACTCCCAGATGGGTTAGCCCTTCTAAAGATCTAATCAATAACAACAGGGCGCAGAGAGGGGAGATTCTATCATTTGCTTCTGACACATGTCACATTATCtgtgttcttttgtgtttatCAAGGATGAGCATTGTGACACTCCTGTAAAAAACTTCCCTTCAGACTGTGGGCATATATAGAAGTTATTGGTGAATTGTGCCTATGGGCCCAAAATGCACTAGATTCCTGGCTGCTACTTCTTATACTATCATCATGCCCACATTGTTCCTCTAGGGCCCATAGATGCCACGGGAAGACATGATAGAATTCAAGCCTGGTGCACCCTCAGTGCACCTTGGACAAGGGTCTTCCTTCTTTGCTCAAGTCCCCCTATCCACAATTCAGGGTGGGACTGAAAGAATTGTGTGGAAAATGCTGATCTATTTGAAATATGAGTTTAAGCTCCTATATTACATGGGAAGTATTATCTACCTTCTCTACTCTCTACATCACATACAACCTTGAAAATAAGGAGGCACAAACAGGTGGTTCTTTGCTTAGAGGTATAGAGTATATTTGGAGAGGGTCCTGCCTCACCTGCACATTAATGGAAATGATGACATCCTTTTTCATGGGCATGCAGAGGATTGGGAACCTACGAACTCCTTTTTCCTGGACTGGGTATTCTCTTTGTGTAGACCAGTGCCTTCTGCTGAGGTGAGAGCTGAGACGTGGGATGGATTTTCTGGCTGAGTGGCACAAGGCAGCTGAGGACAGTGCTTGGAGCTGTCGTGGGAAAGGCACAGGAACCAGGAGCGTCTGGGCGGAAGGGATTGTTGCTTGAGTTCATTGTCCAGAGACTGGGGGGCATCAAAGAAGGTCATGCCCTCCTCCTCCGTTTTCTTCTCCAACTTGGCTCCTGTCACAGGGTgtttggtggggggtggagtcTTCTCAACCTTTTTTGTCATGGTTTTGGGCGCTGTCTCATCCTTAGAGAGGAGAATGGATTCTTTATGCCCTTGACCTTTCATCTCGGGGTTAATCCAGTGTGGAAAGTGCTTCACCTTATTTCCTAAGCCAGCTTCTGCAGCTTCTGGAAGAATGGGATCTTGTGAATTTGGGCTGCTTTTAGTAGACCCTGCAGCTCTTGACCCTAGAAAGTGTGGCCCCATAAATTTTGGCCCTGCAAAGTTTGGATCTCAAAAAATGTGGTCAGTTTCAATGCTGGACTTACAATTTGGCCCAGCAAATAATGGCCCAGTAAGTTGGTCATGTAAGGTCTGGCCCATTAAGCTCTGGCGACTCCAGTTTTGGCATTCTGAGGAATCCTTGTTTGGGTGAGATCATTCAGCTTGCTTTAACAACCTTACAGACCATTCTCATCTGGCCTTTTGACCCAAAGAATCCTAGAGGAAACTCTAGGAACTCAAAGTGAAGGAGAAACTGGTGAAGGTGCTGATAGGGATCAGTCAGCTGAGGGGATGGAAATGGTGGCTCTGCAGATCCAGATAGATCCTTGCTAGTTCCAACTCACTCAAGGCAACCATCTTGACCTAACAAATTATACTTGAGAAAGATCCTGGAGATACATTTGGGAAGTCAGGGGTGCTAAGGGTTCTATTTATAAGAGTCCCTCCTGGCCTCTGAACCTCAACAGAGTAGATGTTCTCTCCGGCTAGGGAGAGCTTCAAAGCAGCACCCCTTGTCTGTGATTCTCTCTTGCTTTAAGTCTTCCTGGGtcctctgttttctctgctgGGGTAGGGAGTTATCCTCACCTTTGCAGGGGATAAGGGGTCCAGGGCTCCTCCAGGTTGAGCTTGTTCACACTGGCTTCCAGCTGAATGCAAAGCACCTGGGCCCCTGTTGTGTCCCCAGTGGGTTGTGAGATCTTGGAGGCCCGGTGGGACTAACTTGCCTTTGGTTCTCCTGCACTGCCTTAGTTTAACTGCAAGCTGTTCTTTTAGGTGGAGCATTCTAGAGCACATGGGATGATACCTGGTGGGATGGATAGATCCTGGAGCAATGTTTTTCCTTGGTTGTTTAGACTCCAAAAGGAGTTCTAGGCACAGATATTCCTTGGGACATCCACAACTTGTTCCTGGACTCC includes:
- the LOC144380026 gene encoding protein SPATA31F3-like isoform X2, whose translation is MLTSTFFLYDVGYSLYTYGSFIIIALIIWQVKKSHQELRLGPNRSCCRSHRRVKQRAKDRTSRARRHSREEAEKPWELLSIMKSQGWLPQEGSVRRLLCADPTCPICNAVALEIQQWLGEAAEAGLGNKVKHFPHWINPEMKGQGHKESILLSKDETAPKTMTKKVEKTPPPTKHPVTGAKLEKKTEEEGMTFFDAPQSLDNELKQQSLPPRRSWFLCLSHDSSKHCPQLPCATQPENPSHVSALTSAEGTGLHKENTQSRKKEFVGSQSSACP